The genomic stretch TGCTACAGAATGCCAAGAAAAATAGATCTCAGCAGTCATCTTAGAGAAGCCGTTGTAGATAATTTCTGCCAAAATCAAAAACCCATTTTTACAGAACGGTCTTAACTTTTACCATGTAGGAACAAAACGAGAAATCTCACCTCAGTATCTCCAGTTCACAGTTTGAACTCTTGAGTGCCTGAAAGATCAACTGCAATCCTGAGTCCTGCAGGTCagtgttactgaggtccagttttttcaggggtgagtttgttgatttcagagcagagcagagtgtTTCATAGCAATTCATGGATAGGTTACAGCTGGGCAATCTGGAAGGTGAGATCAACACAATGTGAAGTACAATTAAAACAGAATGTTAAATTTAGTCTCACAGAATGATGAATGATAAGAGCATCAAGACTGctataataaaattaatgaatttagACACTCACATAGCCTTTTTACAGTTCCTCACAGCTGGGATCAATCTCCAGTAGCCCTTCTCGTTGGTATTGTAATTCGTCAAGTCCAGTTCATCCAGCACCTTGTCTGAATTCACAAGCACGTAGGCTACTGCTAAACACTCTCCAGTAGACAGTTTATTTGGGTGTTTCACTGATTTGAAATCTTCCTGAATTTTACTGGATAAAAAGCAGTGATTCATTTCAGTGAGACAGAAGAACAGGTTGATAGATCGGTCAGAAGGAAGATCCTCCATTTGTATTATTCGTTCAATGTACTGAATTGTTTTCTTGATGATCTCTGAGGTTCTCACAGTATGTGTCAATAGACCATGCAAGAGTTTTTGATTGGATTCCAGTGAGATGCCCAACAGAAAACGGAGAAACAGATCCAGATATCCATTCTTACTCTTTAAAGCTGTACGCACAGCTCCTTTTAGCAGCCCTTCCAATGTAACACTCTCAGAGGTCTTCATGCTTCGAGGTTTCAAAAAGTGCAGCTCCTGCATGTTCTTGTTCACATAGCAGTGAAATACATAGAAAGCAGCCAAGAACTCCTGAAAGCTCAGATGCACAAAGCAGTAAACCTTCctctggtaaagcacagattCCTCCCTAAAGATCTCAGAAAATCTACAAATCCCAGAGTACACTGAGGCGTCAGTCACATTAATCCCACACTCTCTCAGGTCGTCTTCATAAAACATTACATTGCccttcatcagctgtttgaaagCCAGTTCAGACAGTTTCAGAAACATGTTCCTGTTGGATCTCACTTGTTCCTGTAGAGCTCTTCCCTCATCTCCCTCCTCATATTTAACATTCCTCATGACTATCTGAGTGCACAGGAAGTGTGAGTACATTGCAGTCAGAGTTTTAGGGATTTCGGTGGTCCCTTGTTTCATGATTCTCTGAAGCACAGTTgctgagatccagcagaagactggaATGCGGCACATGATGTGGAGACTCTGTGTTGTCTTAATGTGGGAGATGACACGCTCGACTTGGTGTTGGTCACTAATCCTCTTCCTGAAATACTCCTCCTTCTGTGGATCATTGAATCCCTGAATTTCTGTCACACGGCTGATGTACTGAGaagggatctgattggctgctgctggtcTGGAGGTTATCCAGAtgtgagcagagggaagcaggtCTCCTTTGATGAGGTTTGTCATTAACACGTTCACTGAAGACACCTTGGTCACGTCTGACACTTTCTCACATTCTGAGAACTTCAGTGGAATTCTGCTTTCATCAAGGCCGTCAAATATGAACATAGTTTTACACACGTCATATTCCTTTGTGTCCAGACCTCGGAGCTCAGGATGGAGGTCACACAGAAGTCCATGAAGACTGTACTGTTTGTCTTTAATCAGGTTCAGCTCTCGGAATGGAAGCACAAACATGAACTCTATATCCTGATTGGCTTTTCCTTCagcccagtccagaatgaacttctgcacagagacagtttttccaattccagcaatgcctttagtcagaacacttttcagtttttccaCTTGTGGGAAAATATCTTCTTTTGTTTCTTCTCTGACTGTCACAGCTATGATATTGCCTTCTTCCATTTCTCCCATTGCACACTGTACAGGGTTAAATACGTCTAAAAAGTGAATTGGTGTACACGGCAAGTGCTGTTTCCAGGGTTTGTTTTCAATCTGTAAAACTTCATGTTCTTCATTCagtacttctctctctccctcagtgatgtagagctgagtgtaaaCTCTTCTGGTGAGGATTTTATTTCCTTGTGTTCTTAATCCCTCAAATATACCCTTGTACTTGTTTTTCAGGCtaattttatttctctctgaGATACTGAGCAGTATGTCATCAGCCGGTTTGTGTTCATCCAGCTCCATGGACTCCTCCTTTGGTGTATGTTGTAAATGGTATGttttaaacctctttctgcagcAGGGACAGGTCAAGTTTCCTGAATGGACAGACTGGTCCCAAAGGGTCCTAAAGCACAGCCTACAAAAAATGTGTCCACAGTTGATAGAGACGggatctgtctgaatctgctcacacactccacacatgGACTGATCCTGGAGTAGCCCGTCCCTCCCAGAGCTAGAGGAGAAAATAGAGTAAGAGACTATAAGTGTGGGAGCCTAAAATAATATAGTACACATAAAAGAAATATAGTATACATATACAATGAAATACAAAAAGTTAAATATAGTTCCTGTCCAATCTTAACTATGGAAGCTAGTTTCCACCACATTAAAAAAGATCAGCGTAAGGTAGTATCTAGTAAGACAGAGGTAGCCAGAGTGGTGTCCTTTAGTGACCAATGGCTATAAAATATCCAAAGAACAATGGGAAACAAATGTTGACTGTCTATAAAATGTGTGAAAAGTCATCCCACATGTTCCTAATTTCATTCCTTTTATCCAGCAATTTACTGCTATTTCAGTCTCTGTTCACCCAGTTCCATCTTCAATTGTCCATTGAATCTGCTAAACATCCCATCGCTTGGAAATTTGGTCCAGGTCCAAGTCAAGGTTTTTGGCTGCTTCTTGACAAATGTCCTAATGAAAATAACTACCACGTTGTGTTAATGTCTCACCTCATGTCAGAATggattcttttattatttaattcagGAGGAAGAAACACTGCATTTTCGCTctttacagacacacagctgggctccAAAGGTTCTGCTTTAATAGACTGCAATCTGTAAATGCAAAGTGGGGGCACAACACAGAGTATTTATTATGAGAATTTGTAAACTGCTACTACATCAGACAACTGCAGCTTTAATGACCATCTAAATGAACCAACAGAAGTGAATGTGCACAGCTGcgtataattaaatatttaaactgcaTGCTCTGGCATCATCAATACCTTTGAGGTGAGGAGGGAGAAACGTTGTGTTGTTGCTCTTCAGATACACAGAGCTCTAGAGGTTCTGCTTTGATTGTCTGGAGACTGGAAATGCTAAGTGGGAACACAAGAAAGAGTTGTGTATGAGTATTAGCAAACTGCTTTATCAGAGAACTGCTACGTTTGTGAACCGTCCACCTAATAAAGTCAATTATCTAAAGTGCATCAATTGCAGAGACACATTTCACTGTACAGAAATAGAATTGGATGCTGTTGCAGCTGCATTTGAACCAACTAATAACTCTGTTGCTTTTGTAATGCGTTAAAATGTCTCTGACATTCTAAATCATATTTAATCTGAGTTTGGATAAATGTATTTGTCCTGTCCAATCATCTAGAGACCTTTTAAAACCTGCCAAAGAACTGTGACTTCTTTGCATTGCTTGAAAACCAAGACATGACTAAATGCTGCTTGTTGAAAAATGTCCTGCTGAAAATCAGTACTATGTTGTGTTACAGGTCTCACTTCAGATCAGAAACGGTTCTTTCATTACTGAAATCAGGAGGGAGAACAACAGAGTTTTCGCTCTTCACAGTAACACAGCTGGGCACAAGAGATTCTACTTTGATAATCTGGGGTCTGGAAATGCAACATGAGGACACAAGAAAGAGTTTAAAAGGAGAATTAGAAAACTGTTGGTGAACATTTAGATGAATCAATAGAATTGACTGATTTTGCATAGCTCCATATAAACATATTTCTGTTGCATTCTCAGCAGAGATGGAGCACAATTCAATACCTTGGTGAAGAGGGAGAAGCACTGAGTTGTTGCTCTTCATAGACACAGGGCTCTAAAGGTTCTGCTTTGACTGTCTGAAGACTGTAAATACAAAGTGGGGACATGAGAATTAGCAAAATGCTTCTTCAGGAAACTGCTACATTTGTGAACCTGTCCCCTAATGAACACGTTCAGATACTTTAACGTCCGTCAATTGTTGACAGATATTCcactgcacagtttgtattATCTCTATAGACAATAGAATTGGATGATTTTGCACAGTTGATTATGAAGTTCATGACACGTAGTGACAAGCAGTTGATCTGTAATCTACAAAATGTTTCATCTCCCTAATCGGTTTAAAAGAGTTGTTGATAAATCTACACTGCACAGACACATCCAGGGAAATTCAGTCCGTCAAGGGAAATTCAGTCTGTAATTTTCTCAGGTGTGGAAAAACACAGACATGAACAATCTACACAAACCTGAGGTCAACTTATCCCTTTTAAATAGAGCTTTAGTTAAATTAATGGTTTTCCCATTGTAATATTGTAAAAGTGCTAGAACTGTAGCAGATATTGTTAAAGATGGGAAAATTAAAGGCATTTGTAGTGAAAGGTGGCCTTACTTTGAGGCCAGTGTTTCTTCTTCACTGCTGAAGTTACAGGGCTCCATCATGAAGCtttcactcttcacagacataTTTGGGTATTTCCTGTGAAGAGATTTCctcattgttaaaaaaaaaaaaaaaaactagactGGATGCAAATGAAGTTTGAATAAAATTTAAGAGGCAAAGGCAAAATAAATCAAGAAGTTATGGGTCAAAAAACAGCAAACAGAcactgtttgaattttgaaaatacagacagaaaatttaaaacaatagagagataaaatttgaaaataagaagtgtttaacaaggacacacactgtcacagatGTGAGACAATGaaaaacacaccctgtaggTATCTTTTGTTAACTGAAATGCTGCTTTGTGGAACAGCCCCCAGTGTGCATCAAAGCTCTGATCATAGTGACTTTACCGGCTGTACAAAATGGGGACCATCAGTTAAACACTCACTGTTGTCACATTATTCATTCCCTTTCTGTCTGCCCACAATCTGGAGCTTTACAGCATTTTACAGCTAATCTACTCATTGAAACCTTTCAATGACAATTTCAATGTCCTAGCCAATGTGACCAAAATGATCCAATAGTTTATTAGCAAGCTGTTATCTCTTATGTTTAATGCCTAGCTAGCTAAGGCAACAACagtgtctttttcttttccatgAGATAAAATACATCTTCGTTTCACTGGGAGGTTTACATTAATAATTCCTAATGTAAATTCCCTTTTCTGACTGATACTGGAGGATTTATACATTTGGCATGTTACAAAGCTCTGGTGTTTATCACATGCTTTCTGGGCATAAATAGCAGCTAATTTATGTTTTACGCTCATTAACTATTCCTGAGGCTTCCACGGCTTCTCCTGGCTTGTACTTTGTGGATCCAAGCATCACTACATTTGAGTAGTTTGCCCTGTAGGAGTCTTGGTGATGCAACAACAAGGCTTTTCTAACAAacctaaaaaataaatcaaaagtcTCCCTCAATAACTGAGAAAAGTTCAAAGTTTTTAGCACTAACAAAAAACAGACTTCTCCCAATCACAGAATAGACAGCAATCACAAAATGCTAAGTTTTACCCATGATACACATACACTTCATTATTTTCAGAGTGAGTAAACAGTTACAAATCCCAGTCTTCCCTGTCTCAAGGGGCTAACAGTTACAAACAAATTGTGTTCCCTCACTTTAGCTGGACTTACATTCTTTCTCTTTACTATTATGCAAAGGA from Hoplias malabaricus isolate fHopMal1 chromosome 2, fHopMal1.hap1, whole genome shotgun sequence encodes the following:
- the LOC136678075 gene encoding NLR family CARD domain-containing protein 3-like; this translates as MSVKSESFMMEPCNFSSEEETLASNLQTVKAEPLEPCVYEEQQLSASPSSPRPQIIKVESLVPSCVTVKSENSVVLPPDFSNERTVSDLNISSLQTIKAEPLELCVSEEQQHNVSPSSPQRLQSIKAEPLEPSCVSVKSENAVFLPPELNNKRIHSDMSSGRDGLLQDQSMCGVCEQIQTDPVSINCGHIFCRLCFRTLWDQSVHSGNLTCPCCRKRFKTYHLQHTPKEESMELDEHKPADDILLSISERNKISLKNKYKGIFEGLRTQGNKILTRRVYTQLYITEGEREVLNEEHEVLQIENKPWKQHLPCTPIHFLDVFNPVQLEKLKSVLTKGIAGIGKTVSVQKFILDWAEGKANQDIEFMFVLPFRELNLIKDKQYSLHGLLCDLHPELRGLDTKEYDVCKTMFIFDGLDESRIPLKFSECEKVSDVTKVSSVNVLMTNLIKGDLLPSAHIWITSRPAAANQIPSQYISRVTEIQGFNDPQKEEYFRKRISDQHQVERVISHIKTTQSLHIMCRIPVFCWISATVLQRIMKQGTTEIPKTLTAMYSHFLCTQIVMRNVKYEEGDEGRALQEQVRSNRNMFLKLSELAFKQLMKGNVMFYEDDLRECGINVTDASVYSGICRFSEIFREESVLYQRKVYCFVHLSFQEFLAAFYVFHCYVNKNMQELHFLKPRSMKTSESVTLEGLLKGAVRTALKSKNGYLDLFLRFLLGISLESNQKLLHGLLTHTVRTSEIIKKTIQYIERIIQMEDLPSDRSINLFFCLTEMNHCFLSSKIQEDFKSVKHPNKLSTGECLAVAYVLVNSDKVLDELDLTNYNTNEKGYWRLIPAVRNCKKAILPSCNLSMNCYETLCSALKSTNSPLKKLDLSNTDLQDSGLQLIFQALKSSNCELEILRLSGCNLSINSYEKLCSTLQSLNSTLKVLELNNTNLQDSGVELISEALKNSDCKLEILRLTDCKFSPHSYETLCSALKSPISPLKELDLSDSDLQDSGVELISGGPKASKCKLEIIRLAWCKLGEKSGETLGSILLVNSSLQELDLSNNDLQDSGVEKLCAGLKSSQCKLETLRLSGCMVTEEGCASLASALCSNPSHLKELDLSYNHPGETGVKLLSVKLEDPHCRLDKLGLEHAGKIRIQPGPRKYACELTLDQDTVNTLLSLSEGNRKVNRVLKKENYPDHPGRFDGWGQVLCRESLTGRCYWETEWSGGLGVYISVAYKSIRRKGVSEDCRFGRNEKSWSLICSNNSYSVLHNKKSTDIPPPPSRSKRVGMYVDYEAGTLSFYSISTDTQIHTHLHTLHTTFTEPLCVGFNLWSSDSSVSLCQLK